The proteins below are encoded in one region of Halichoerus grypus chromosome X, mHalGry1.hap1.1, whole genome shotgun sequence:
- the LOC144380369 gene encoding histone H2B type W-T-like, protein MAEPGCETSSEESLGTEEPTAADPKSPKQKQPRRGGRRRGRRGRRRCPDSFATYFPRVLRHIHDGLSLSQEAVSVMDSFVKDIFERITSEASHLLRTTKRSTITSREIQTAVRLLLPGEIGKHAVSEATKSVIMFNRCK, encoded by the coding sequence ATGGCTGAAcctggctgtgagacctcttCTGAGGAAAGCCTCGGCACCGAGGAGCCCACGGCAGCGGACCCGAAGAGCCCGAAGCAGAAGCAGCCGAGGCGCGGAGGCCGCCGCCgtggccgccgcggccgccgccgctgccccgaCAGTTTCGCCACCTacttccccagggttctgaggCATATTCACGACGGCCTGAGCCTCTCGCAGGAGGCCGTGAGCGTCATGGATTCGTTCGTCAaggacatcttcgagcgcatcaCCAGCGAGGCCTCTCACCTGCTCCGCACCACGAAgcgctccaccatcacctccagggagatccagacagccgtgcgcctgctgctgcccggggagatTGGCAAGCATGCCGTGTCTGAGGCCACCAAGTCCGTCATCATGTTCAACAGATGCAAATGA
- the LOC144380370 gene encoding histone H2B 1/2-like codes for MAEPGCETSSEESLGTEEPTAADPKSPKQKQPKRGGRRRGRRGRRRCPDSFATYFPRVLRNVHDGLSLSQEAVSVMDSFVKDIFERITSEASHLLRTTKRSTITSREIQTAVRLLLPGEIGKHAVSEATKAVIRFNRRKRAAPGPPDHLANQRLFSEPPHLAQRDL; via the coding sequence ATGGCTGAAcctggctgtgagacctcttCTGAGGAAAGCCTCGGCACCGAGGAGCCCACGGCAGCGGACCCGAAGAGCCCGAAGCAGAAGCAGCCGAAGCGCGGAGGCCGCCGCCGTGGCCGCCGCGGCCGTCGCCGCTGCCCCGACAGTTTCGCCACCTacttccccagggttctgaggAATGTTCACGACGGCCTGAGCCTCTCGCAGGAGGCCGTGAGCGTCATGGATTCGTTCGTCAaggacatcttcgagcgcatcaCCAGCGAGGCCTCTCACCTGCTCCGCACCACGAAgcgctccaccatcacctccagggagatccagacagccgtgcgcctgctgctgcccggggagatTGGCAAGCACGCCGTGTCTGAGGCCACCAAGGCCGTCATCAGGTTCAACAGACGCAAACGAGCTGCCCCCGGACCACCTGACCACCtcgcaaaccaaaggctcttttcagagccacctcacttggcACAAAGAGACCTGTAA